A single Anopheles maculipalpis chromosome 3RL, idAnoMacuDA_375_x, whole genome shotgun sequence DNA region contains:
- the LOC126564761 gene encoding tektin-2 — protein sequence MSNKAAVTFEKPLQHLSLADWHSRLTQLKNVAYTQRSDAFELRHSARNLRNETRIQTHWDTYHNNDRLSDRVAELDRWREKMRIMLKRVVDEIQALKEEKSNTERDLDGHITPLTVVTECIGMRDCRLGSELTYDDGDTELKNELCIVENNQRLLRDQNQAAWEQLNRLQEVKFKLELDLTDKDEAQSIDSHQLQVDQHCGDVSFKTDPTRVPRDSCTYGNWLEYCEELVALTETTLSDSFSIRESLFATREKARNILRAQQDRTAHTLRKRIFETQRARNELEYQLGKMKEEMAKCLQEIETLERAHDQKTEALKVVETRLENRAQRSGMELCIDESYHGLCDEVQKLRDTIKTLRAKIDATKTTYNSLRDHANKIDQDLQNKQHSLMTDIRALDLRGRLKTGEFGGLATQTDRNIHLSRVEDEIPKT from the exons ATGTCCAACAAAGCGGCCGTTACGTTCGAGAAACCGCTCCAGCATCTGAGCCTTGCCGACTGGCATTCGCGGCTGACCCAGCTGAAAAATGTGGCCTACACGCAGCGTTCGGATGCGTTCGAGCTGCGACACTCAGCACGCAATCTTCGCAACGAAACCCGCATCCAGACGCACTGGGACACGTACCACAACAATGACCGACTGTCCGATCGGGTTGCCGAGTTGGATCGCTGGCGGGAGAAGATGCGCATCATGTTGAAGCGCGTGGTGGACGAAATTCAAGCgctgaaggaagaaaaatccaaCACTGAGCGTGACCTGGACGGGCACATTACGCCCCTGACGGTGGTGACGGAGTGTATTGGTATGAGGGATTGTCGGTTGGGGTCAGAGCTAACCTACGATGATGGCGATACGGAGCTGAAGAACGAGCTGTGCATTGTTGAGAACAACCAGCGGCTACTGCGTGACCAGAACCAAGCTGCCTGGGAGCAGTTGAATCGTTTGCAGGAGGTCAAGTTCAAGCTGGAGCTCGATCTGACCGATAAGGATGAGGCGCAGTCGATCGATTCGCACCAGCTGCAGGTGGACCAGCACTGTGGCGATGTTTCGTTCAAGACGGATCCGACGCGAGTCCCCAGGGA CTCCTGTACGTACGGTAACTGGCTCGAGTACTGCGAAGAGCTGGTGGCGCTCACCGAAACCACCCTGTCCGATTCTTTCTCCATCCGCGAGTCACTGTTTGCGACGCGTGAGAAAGCGCGAAACATTCTACGCGCCCAGCAGGACCGCACGGCTCACACACTGCGCAAGCGTATCTTCGAAACGCAGCGAGCCCGGAACGAGCTCGAGTACCAGCTCGGGAAG ATGAAGGAAGAGATGGCCAAATGTCTCCAAGAGATCGAAACGCTCGAGCGAGCCCACGATCAGAAGACGGAAGCACTGAAGGTGGTAGAAACACGGCTCGAAAACCGTGCCCAACGGTCCGGGATGGAGCTGTGCATCGACGAGTCGTACCACGGGCTGTGCGATGAGGTGCAGAAACTTCGTGACACGATCAAAACACTGCGCGCCAAGATCGACGCCACCAAGACGACGTACAATTCGCTGCGGGATCATGCGAACAAGATCGATCAGGATCTGCAGAACAAGCAGCACTCGCTGATGACCGACATCCGGGCGCTGGATCTGCGCGGTCGGCTCAAGACGGGCGAGTTTGGCGGGCTGGCAACGCAAACCGATCGTAACATACATCTGTCCCGCGTGGAGGATGAAATTCCCAAAACATAA
- the LOC126560367 gene encoding trypsin 3A1-like: MCTLLKFLQLAALLAALAWSGATAADDTDDSNMIVGGSKVHIEDVPYQAALFHRDRLTCGGTVIGPRWILTSYHCVQDLEPTSYSIVVGTDNPLEGVKIPVKEIFVPAELFEGALYDVALLQLPDTLIFDEQVQCLKLLHTTDALVPGKPATISGFGTSHENGFDFPLKAATIELLPASLCVQAYPDLMEPQMICAGFREGKVDSCQGDSGGPLVVDGKLAGIVFFGRGCGRPHNPGVYMAVPFFYDWIMSIPRSQIEEDDRKVCGEFTHNYP, from the coding sequence ATGTGCACATTGCTAAAATTTCTTCAACTTGCTGCGTTGCTGGCAGCGCTGGCATGGAGTGGCGCTACCGCGGCGGACGATACCGACGATTCCAACATGATCGTCGGGGGTTCTAAGGTGCACATCGAAGACGTTCCGTACCAAGCAGCGCTGTTTCATCGGGATCGCTTAACGTGCGGTGGAACCGTCATAGGACCACGTTGGATTCTTACGTCGTATCACTGCGTGCAGGATCTCGAACCAACCAGCTACAGCATCGTCGTCGGTACGGACAATCCACTGGAGGGCGTAAAGATACCAGTCAAAGAGATCTTTGTGCCTGCCGAGCTATTCGAAGGAGCTCTCTACGATGTGGCGTTGTTGCAGTTGCCCGACACCTTAATATTCGACGAGCAGGTGCAGTGTCTTAAGCTGTTGCACACGACGGATGCGCTTGTCCCGGGCAAACCGGCCACCATATCGGGATTTGGTACGTCACATGAAAATGGGTTCGATTTCCCGTTGAAAGCGGCCACGATCGAGTTGTTGCCGGCGAGCTTATGCGTGCAAGCTTATCCCGACCTGATGGAGCCACAGATGATTTGTGCCGGGTTTAGGGAAGGTAAGGTGGATAGTTGCCAGGGTGATTCGGGTGGTCCGCTCGTGGTGGATGGAAAGCTTGCCGGTATTGTTTTCTTCGGACGAGGTTGCGGTAGGCCACACAATCCCGGTGTTTATATGGCCGTACCGTTTTTCTACGATTGGATCATGAGTATTCCGCGCAGTCAGATAGAAGAGGATGATAGGAAAGTTTGTGGAGAGTTTACACACAATTATCCTTAG